A genomic window from Gossypium hirsutum isolate 1008001.06 chromosome D12, Gossypium_hirsutum_v2.1, whole genome shotgun sequence includes:
- the LOC107947471 gene encoding GDP-Man:Man(3)GlcNAc(2)-PP-Dol alpha-1,2-mannosyltransferase-like, translated as MAAGAIPIAHNSAGPKMDIVLDEDGQQTGFLAQNVEEYADAVLKIVKMPESERLKIQHQGEELADFRSKYFTMISKPQSDQLYAVLPSYRIALEDHTDIENNSYTCSCLLGFFTLSIQSLEKA; from the exons ATGGCTGCAGGAGCCATACCTATAG CTCATAATTCTGCTGGCCCGAAAATGGACATTGTTTTAGATGAAGATGGACAACAAACAGGATTTCTTGCTCAAAATGTAGAAGAATATGCAGATGCAGTCCTGAAAATCGTAAAGATGCCCGAGTCTGAAAGACTCAAGATACAACATCAAGGAGAAGAGCTAGCAGATTTTCGGAGCAAATATTTTACGATGATCTCAAAGCCGCAATCCGACCAATTATATGCAGTTCTTCCTAGTTATAGGATTGCATTAGAAGATCACACTGACATAGAAAACAATAGTTATACTTGTTCTTGTTTATTGGGGTTCTTCACCCTTTCGATCCAGTCATTAGAAAAAGCTTAG